One window of Sardina pilchardus chromosome 2, fSarPil1.1, whole genome shotgun sequence genomic DNA carries:
- the LOC134058603 gene encoding uncharacterized protein LOC134058603 isoform X1: MDAIFNLLDVAEKLYSLCRTVQDNKEQCARLANFLSSMQGVLRGLQRQDPSRRPPDLDTRLAALGTCFRDAEELVNKYGSAGLLAKVFKAKTMEDDFQGVFERLEELRQLLSLSLQVEQRGQVQSVHDTVDRSEVKIDMLNEKMDKLMQDKEVKGKKAGPEAPPPAAPSQDAVAALSAVRSRFVEKASLSLLKQLLDELRTERVLNEEEAESVLEEQAARADRARCLIDIVRKKGRRASESMIAHLREKDPALTETLGLV; encoded by the exons ATGGACGCCATCTTCAACTTGCTGGACGTGGCGGAGAAGCTGTACTCGCTGTGCCGGACCGTGCAGGACAACAAGGAGCAGTGCGCTCGCCTGGCCAACTTCCTGTCCTCCATGCAGGGCGTCCTGCGCGGTCTGCAGAGGCAGGACCCCAGCCGCCGGCCTCCCGACCTGGACACGCGTCTGGCCGCGCTCGGGACGTGCTTCAGGGACGCGGAGGAGCTGGTCAACAAGTACGGCAGCGCGGGCCTCCTGGCCAAGGTGTTCAAGGCCAAAACCATGGAGGACGACTTCCAGGGGGTGTTCGAGCGCCTCGAGGAGCTGCGGCAGCTGCTCTCGCTGTCCCTGCAGGTGGAGCAGAGGGGTCAGGTGCAGTCCGTGCACGACACCGTCGACAGGTCGGAGGTCAAGATCGACATGCTCAACGAGAAGATGGACAAACTGATGCAAGACAAAGAGGTGAAAGGAAAGAAAG CAGGACCTGAGGCTCCGCCCCCTGCGGCCCCCTCACAGGATGCAG TGGCAGCGCTAAGTGCAGTGCGCAGCAGGTTCGTGGAGAAGGCGAGCTTGTCCCTGCTGAAGCAGCTGCTGGATGAACTGCGCACTGAACGCGTGCTGaacgaggaggaggcggagtcaGTGCTGGAGGAGCAGGCGGCCCGAGCTGACCGTGCCCGCTGCCTCATCGACATCGTGCGCAAGAAGGGCCGCCGCGCCAGCGAGAGCATGATCGCCCACCTGAGGGAGAAGGACCCCGCACTGACCGAGACCCTGGGGCTCGtctga
- the LOC134075236 gene encoding E3 ubiquitin-protein ligase TRIM47-like isoform X1 — MTEASISVSQDQFSCSICLELLRDPATLSCGHSFCLACIRDYWDRCPGTGPWSCPQCRQTFAPRPALGRNGMLAEVIEKLKRTGHESGRAVAAVTTQGYAGPGDVECDFCTGSKRRAVKSCLTCLGSYCEVHLQPHRDVPCLTKHRLVAATVHLQTRTCAQHERILEAFCRTDERLICLLCVMDGHAGHTTVQAAAERTEKQRALLEMKGEAQRRRLVREKEQRDLSQDLNTLKASAQTALRDAERVFSELMDFLQKKRSEVAALIRARQEAETERATALLQQVEQEVEELRRREAAMEQLLRIDDHVEFLQRYESQSTSEDCPRIVFVPQFSFSDVIASVSAMKENTEQIFRDELDRTPHRGDSRTRAGVRVGDQVRVKPSVLQPKYGWGVPRVTHRSVGVVKSVDASGQQVKVDFPEHANWTALLQEMELAP, encoded by the exons ATGACCGAGGCCAGTATCTCCGTGAGCCAGGACCAGTTCAGCTGCTCCATCTGTCTGGAGCTGCTGCGGGACCCCGCCACCCTCTCCTGCGGACACAGCTTCTGTCTGGCCTGCATCCGCGACTACTGGGACCGCTGTCCGGGTACCGGCCCCTGGagctgcccccagtgcagacAGACCTTCGCCCCGCGGCCCGCTCTGGGCAGGAACGGCATGTTGGCGGAGGTCATCGAAAAGCTCAAGCGCACGGGACACGAGTCGGGCCGTGCTGTTGCCGCCGTTACTACGCAGGGCTACGCGGGACCTGGCGATGTGGAGTGCGACTTTTGTACCGGGAGTAAACGGCGAGCGGTCAAGTCGTGCCTGACCTGCCTGGGCTCGTACTGTGAGGTTCACCTGCAGCCGCACCGCGACGTGCCGTGTCTGACGAAGCACCGGTTGGTGGCTGCCACTGTGCACCTGCAGACCAGAACGTGCGCGCAGCACGAGCGCATCTTGGAGGCGTTCTGCCGCACCGACGAGCGACTGATCTGCCTGCTGTGCGTGATGGACGGACACGCCGGACACACCACCGTACAGGCTGCTGCAGAGAGGACCGAGAAGCAG agGGCGCTGTTGGAGATGAAAGGGGAAGCCCAGAGGAGACGCctggtgagagagaaggagcagcgGGACCTGAGTCAGGACCTCAACACTCTGAAG GCCTCTGCCCAGACTGCGCTGCGGGACGCTGAGAGGGTGTTCTCCGAGCTCATGGACTTCCTGCAGAAGAAGCGCTCCGAGGTGGCGGCGCTGATCCGAGCGCGGCAGGAGGCGGAGACGGAGCGGGCCACGGCGCTCCTGCAGCAGGTggagcaggaggtggaggagctgcgGAGACGAGAGGCGGCCATGGAGCAGCTGCTCCGCATCGACGACCACGTGGAGTTCCTCCAG AGATACGAGTCCCAGTCCACTTCAGAAGACTGTCCCAGGATTGTGTTTGTTCCGCAGTTCTCTTTCAGTGATGTGATCGCGTCGGTGTCTGCCATGAAGGAGAACACAGAGCAAATCTTCCGGGATGAACTGGACAGAACTCCACACAGAGGGGACAGCAGGACCAGAGCAGG CGTGCGGGTTGGAGACCAAGTGCGGGTCAAACCGTCCGTCCTCCAACCCAAGTACGGCTGGGGCGTCCCACGAgtcacacacaggagtgtaGGAGTGGTCAAAT CTGTGGATGCCAGTGGGCAGCAGGTTAAGGTGGACTTCCCTGAGCACGCTAACTGGACAGCGTTGCTACAGGAGATGGAGCTGGCCCCCTGA
- the LOC134075235 gene encoding uncharacterized protein LOC134075235 gives MGSGNGKFGGSGHGTSSAAESGGSGHGTSPAAVSGGSADGTSSAAESGGSGHGTSSAPGVSISSCHGSHVSAPVLSNTSVQGDVTISYSCSGGVPSAPTATPTSDTDPKSVIQAYKESILPAYRIMLEYNSLLGECVLLPDRYTQLLMVQKHRPPKERVEEISSRGHALHQVLSTRERKGYQSISVEQFFSRMDSEGDIPRAVILQGHSGMGKSFTACKIMHDWALGTLFEGTFDVVFHLECKELNLCTQEKSLMELLGLSSFQPAMEEVLTKSPQKVLFLVDGFDELRFSLEVPRLSLPSDAFTRAPVEATLSALLRGHILSTSSLLVTSRSTASDRLSTLLKQPRRFTEILGFSEEGVQEYLQRFFKDEQLYTRAYDSISSNESLFAACFIPIICWIVCTVLREHFKEAREDQMELTTTTSVFVHFVSTLLEHHCQGLSQPIPTLLRSLGQLAERGILEQQVLYEKKQVEEMVSDPASVPFLCKFLQKKTVGKKTLFSFMHLSFQEFFTALYYATADEEECRSRVETLLQRAADGDRHLLPVIQFLFGLSNTELGSTLRESLGRSISPTMHTQLEEWLLQLNTDISELHKDVYTFPLEEDRSMDVFSCLYEHHEEELMRKAMEAWECFRPLHIALSKTDCWVLRYCFQYCAEIRRVHLTNCNITAEKLRMLKPMISRCNELELQVVDLSDDTVEDFITCVGQGTAVRDLIVAQGSCNERAYTPDIERLVKSKLKDEGVRDILACLSKQKCVGSFELEALCVTLSTVEVLFDLLQRKTFDISVSFLAGLLTDTKDADLRVYLLKIEKNLYPEFSDDTIECLQVSAEIELRVLDSERHAQKRLKGFTLRLSPDAQIATIDWTRFFHCCVADNLETAAHVDALMSCLHSMPRLEEVWTSVGHLDEFWTTGFLQLFLICPHLKRISCSLNTSDREYSQDLCVENYKGMLRLSVKNCNRHLLFFGSESKSRTHLPLTCVILLLPPSPELQHLDWTPFFSCCLALEGLTDCPDPDECVKDLLSFLCCVPDLHGVRLDLFSLTERLASGAVSLIQSQPTLSTLRLYCGEQGYGPLPEEGVHILQQSQQLLRGVLSLTGLRCRVPADQCLHHTEQKHDMERVELKFTGDSVQESEIHFLQFDDRDPLQLRQ, from the exons ATGGGGAGTGGAAACG GAAAATTTGGGGGCTCAGGACACGGCACCTCTTCAGCAGCTGAATCTGGGGGCTCAGGACACGGCACCTCTCCAGCAGCTGTATCTGGGGGCTCAGCTGACGGCACCTCTTCAGCAGCTGAATCTGGGGGCTCAGGACACGGCACCTCTTCAGCTCCAGGGGTCAGCATTTCCAGTTGCCATGGAAGCCATGTTTCTGCGCCAGTGCTGTCAAACACCAGTGTGCAGGGAGATGTGACCATATCATACAGCTGCTCAG GTGGTGTTCCCTCTGCTCCTACGGCAACACCTACATCTGACACAG ATCCCAAGTCAGTTATCCAGGCCTACAAGGAGTCCATTCTCCCTGCGTATCGAATAATGCTGGAGTATAACTCCCTCCTTGGTGAATGTGTGCTGCTACCGGATCGCTACACACAACTGCTGATGGTGCAGAAGCACCGACCGCCgaaagagagggtggaggagatctCATCCAGAGGACATGCCCTCCATCAGGTCCTCTCCACCAGAGAAAGGAAGGGGTACCAGAGCATCAGTGTGGAGCAGTTCTTCAGCCGCATGGACTCGGAGGGGGACATCCCAAGGGCGGTCATTCTCCAGGGCCACTCAGGGATGGGCAAGTCCTTCACTGCCTGCAAGATCATGCATGACTGGGCGCTGGGGACTCTGTTTGAGGGCACCTTCGATGTTGTGTTTCACTTGGAGTGTAAGGAGCTCAACCTCTGTACGCAGGAGAAGAGCCTGATGGAGCTCCTCGGTTTGTCAAGTTTTCAACCAGCCATGGAGGAAGTGCTCACCAAATCACCTCAGAAAGTCCTCTTCCTGGTCGATGGCTTTGATGAACTCAGGTTCTCCTTGGAGGTGCCCCGCTTGTCATTACCCAGTGATGCATTCACCAGGGCTCCAGTGGAGGCCACACTGAGTGCCCTTCTCCGGGGGCAcatcctgtccacatcttcccTGCTGGTCACCTCCAGATCCACGGCCTCAGACAGGCTTAGCACGCTGCTCAAACAGCCCCGGCGCTTCACTGAGATCCTGGGTTTCTCTGAGGAGGGGGTACAGGAGTACCTCCAGAGGTTCTTCAAGGATGAACAGCTTTATACTCGGGCTTATGACAGCATAAGTTCAAATGAATCACTGTTTGCAGCCTGCTTCATCCCCATCATCTGTTGGATCGTCTGCACAGTTTTGAGAGAGCATTTTAAAGAGGCAAGAGAAGATCAGATGGAGCTGACTACAACCACCTCCGTATTTGTACACTTTGTGTCCACTTTGCTAGAGCATCACTGCCAGGGTTTGAGTCAGCCCATCCCCACTCTGCTGAGGAGCCTGGGCCAGCTGGCAGAGAGGGGGATACTGGAGCAGCAGGTCCTCTATGAAAAGAAGCAGGTTGAAGAGATGGTTTCAGATCCAGCCAGTGTACCCTTCCTATGCAAGTTCCTGCAGAAGAAGACAGTAGGAAAGAAAACACTGTTCAGCTTCATGCATCTCAGCTTCCAGGAGTTTTTCACCGCTCTCTACTATGCCACGGCAGATGAAGAGGAGTGTCGGAGTAGAGTGGAGACCCTGCTCCAGAGAGCAGCTGATGGGGACCGACACCTCCTTCCAGTCATCCAGTTTCTCTTTGGCCTCTCCAATACAGAGCTGGGcagcacactgagagagagtctTGGTCGGTCCATCTCTCCTACCATGCACACCCAGCTTGAAGAATGGCTTCTTCAGCTCAACACTGACATTTCTGAACTCCATAAGGATGTTTACACATTTCCCCTCGAAGAGGACAGAAGCATGGATGTTTTCAGCTGTTTGTATGAACATCATGAGGAAGAGTTGATGAGGAAAGCCATGGAGGCTTGGGAGTGTTTTCGACCTCTTCATATCGCCCTGAGCAAAACCGACTGCTGGGTGCTGCGGTACTGCTTTCAGTACTGTGCTGAGATCAGACGTGTGCATCTCACCAACTGCAACATAACGGCAGAGAAGTTGAGGATGCTGAAGCCAATGATAAGCAGGTGTAATGAGCTAGA ATTACAAGTGGTGGATCTCTCTGATGACACGGTTGAAGATTTTATAACCTGTGTAGGGCAAGGAACAGCAGTCCGTGATCTAAT TGTAGCCCAGGGCAGCTGTAATGAGAGAGCATACACACCAGATATTGAAAG GTTGGTGAAAAGCAAACTCAAAGATGAGGGTGTTCGGGACATTCTGGCCTGCCTCTCCAAGCAGAAGTGTGTGGGCTCCTTTGAGCTTGAAGCACTTTGCGTTACACTGAGCACAGTGGAAGTCCTCTTTGACCTTCTCCAGCGGAAAACATTTGACATCAGCGTGAG TTTTCTTGCAGGATTACTGACTGACACTAAGGACGCTGATCTAAGGGTTTACCTGCTCAAGATTGAGAAAAATTTGTACCCTGAGTTTTCAGATGATACCAT AGAATGTCTCCAGGTGTCTGCTGAGATTGAGTTGAGGGTCCTGGATTCAGAGAGGCACGCCCAAAAGAGGCTGAAAGGCTTCACTCTCAGACTGTCTCCGGATGCACAAATCGCCACCATCGACTGGACAAGGTTTTTCCATTGTTGTGTAGCAGACAA tctggaGACTGCTGCGCATGTAGATGCTCTGATGTCCTGCCTGCACAGTATGCCCCGTCTGGAGGAGGTGTGGACAAGTGTGGGTCATCTGGACGAGTTCTGGACCACTGGGTTCCTTCAGCTATTCCTGATCTGTCCTCATCTCAAACGCATCAG CTGTTCACTGAACACGTCCGACAGAGAGTACTCTCAAGACCTGTGTGTGGAAAACTACAAGGGGATGCTgag GTTGTCTGTGAAGAACTGCAATCGTCATCTCCTGTTTTTCGGGAGTGAATCCAAGAGCCGCACTCACTTGCCCCTCACCTgcgtcatcctcctcctccccccctcccctgagCTGCAACACCTGGACTGGACACCATTCTTCAGCTGCTGCCTCGCACTGGAGGGCCTcacagactg TCCAGACCCTGACGAGTGTGTGAAGGACCTGCTGTCTTTCCTGTGCTGTGTCCCAGATCTCCATGGGGTGAGGCTGGACCTGTTCTCCCTGACCGAGAGATTGGCCTCTGGAGCTGTCTCTCTTATCCAGAGCCAACCCACACTCTCCACACTCAG GCTGTATTGTGGGGAGCAGGGCTATGGCCCTCTGCCTGAGGAGGGAGTTCACATCCTCCAGCAGTCTCAACAACTCCTAAGaggcgttctctctctcacagg gttgCGTTGCAGAGTGCCTGCTGACCAGTGTCTGCACCACACAGAGCAGAAGCACGATATGGAGAGAGTGGAGCTCAAGTTCACCGGGGACTCCGTCCAGGAGAGTGAGATTCATTTCTTACAGTTTGATGACCGTGACCCTCTTCAGCTGAGGCAATAA
- the LOC134075236 gene encoding E3 ubiquitin-protein ligase TRIM47-like isoform X4, which translates to MTEASISVSQDQFSCSICLELLRDPATLSCGHSFCLACIRDYWDRCPGTGPWSCPQCRQTFAPRPALGRNGMLAEVIEKLKRTGHESGRAVAAVTTQGYAGPGDVECDFCTGSKRRAVKSCLTCLGSYCEVHLQPHRDVPCLTKHRLVAATVHLQTRTCAQHERILEAFCRTDERLICLLCVMDGHAGHTTVQAAAERTEKQRALLEMKGEAQRRRLVREKEQRDLSQDLNTLKASAQTALRDAERVFSELMDFLQKKRSEVAALIRARQEAETERATALLQQVEQEVEELRRREAAMEQLLRIDDHVEFLQRYESQSTSEDCPRIVFVPQFSFSDVIASVSAMKENTEQIFRDELDRTPHRGDSRTRAAVDASGQQVKVDFPEHANWTALLQEMELAP; encoded by the exons ATGACCGAGGCCAGTATCTCCGTGAGCCAGGACCAGTTCAGCTGCTCCATCTGTCTGGAGCTGCTGCGGGACCCCGCCACCCTCTCCTGCGGACACAGCTTCTGTCTGGCCTGCATCCGCGACTACTGGGACCGCTGTCCGGGTACCGGCCCCTGGagctgcccccagtgcagacAGACCTTCGCCCCGCGGCCCGCTCTGGGCAGGAACGGCATGTTGGCGGAGGTCATCGAAAAGCTCAAGCGCACGGGACACGAGTCGGGCCGTGCTGTTGCCGCCGTTACTACGCAGGGCTACGCGGGACCTGGCGATGTGGAGTGCGACTTTTGTACCGGGAGTAAACGGCGAGCGGTCAAGTCGTGCCTGACCTGCCTGGGCTCGTACTGTGAGGTTCACCTGCAGCCGCACCGCGACGTGCCGTGTCTGACGAAGCACCGGTTGGTGGCTGCCACTGTGCACCTGCAGACCAGAACGTGCGCGCAGCACGAGCGCATCTTGGAGGCGTTCTGCCGCACCGACGAGCGACTGATCTGCCTGCTGTGCGTGATGGACGGACACGCCGGACACACCACCGTACAGGCTGCTGCAGAGAGGACCGAGAAGCAG agGGCGCTGTTGGAGATGAAAGGGGAAGCCCAGAGGAGACGCctggtgagagagaaggagcagcgGGACCTGAGTCAGGACCTCAACACTCTGAAG GCCTCTGCCCAGACTGCGCTGCGGGACGCTGAGAGGGTGTTCTCCGAGCTCATGGACTTCCTGCAGAAGAAGCGCTCCGAGGTGGCGGCGCTGATCCGAGCGCGGCAGGAGGCGGAGACGGAGCGGGCCACGGCGCTCCTGCAGCAGGTggagcaggaggtggaggagctgcgGAGACGAGAGGCGGCCATGGAGCAGCTGCTCCGCATCGACGACCACGTGGAGTTCCTCCAG AGATACGAGTCCCAGTCCACTTCAGAAGACTGTCCCAGGATTGTGTTTGTTCCGCAGTTCTCTTTCAGTGATGTGATCGCGTCGGTGTCTGCCATGAAGGAGAACACAGAGCAAATCTTCCGGGATGAACTGGACAGAACTCCACACAGAGGGGACAGCAGGACCAGAGCAG CTGTGGATGCCAGTGGGCAGCAGGTTAAGGTGGACTTCCCTGAGCACGCTAACTGGACAGCGTTGCTACAGGAGATGGAGCTGGCCCCCTGA
- the LOC134058603 gene encoding uncharacterized protein LOC134058603 isoform X2, which translates to MDAIFNLLDVAEKLYSLCRTVQDNKEQCARLANFLSSMQGVLRGLQRQDPSRRPPDLDTRLAALGTCFRDAEELVNKYGSAGLLAKVFKAKTMEDDFQGVFERLEELRQLLSLSLQVEQRGQVQSVHDTVDRSEVKIDMLNEKMDKLMQDKEVKGKKGPEAPPPAAPSQDAVAALSAVRSRFVEKASLSLLKQLLDELRTERVLNEEEAESVLEEQAARADRARCLIDIVRKKGRRASESMIAHLREKDPALTETLGLV; encoded by the exons ATGGACGCCATCTTCAACTTGCTGGACGTGGCGGAGAAGCTGTACTCGCTGTGCCGGACCGTGCAGGACAACAAGGAGCAGTGCGCTCGCCTGGCCAACTTCCTGTCCTCCATGCAGGGCGTCCTGCGCGGTCTGCAGAGGCAGGACCCCAGCCGCCGGCCTCCCGACCTGGACACGCGTCTGGCCGCGCTCGGGACGTGCTTCAGGGACGCGGAGGAGCTGGTCAACAAGTACGGCAGCGCGGGCCTCCTGGCCAAGGTGTTCAAGGCCAAAACCATGGAGGACGACTTCCAGGGGGTGTTCGAGCGCCTCGAGGAGCTGCGGCAGCTGCTCTCGCTGTCCCTGCAGGTGGAGCAGAGGGGTCAGGTGCAGTCCGTGCACGACACCGTCGACAGGTCGGAGGTCAAGATCGACATGCTCAACGAGAAGATGGACAAACTGATGCAAGACAAAGAGGTGAAAGGAAAGAAAG GACCTGAGGCTCCGCCCCCTGCGGCCCCCTCACAGGATGCAG TGGCAGCGCTAAGTGCAGTGCGCAGCAGGTTCGTGGAGAAGGCGAGCTTGTCCCTGCTGAAGCAGCTGCTGGATGAACTGCGCACTGAACGCGTGCTGaacgaggaggaggcggagtcaGTGCTGGAGGAGCAGGCGGCCCGAGCTGACCGTGCCCGCTGCCTCATCGACATCGTGCGCAAGAAGGGCCGCCGCGCCAGCGAGAGCATGATCGCCCACCTGAGGGAGAAGGACCCCGCACTGACCGAGACCCTGGGGCTCGtctga
- the LOC134075236 gene encoding E3 ubiquitin-protein ligase TRIM47-like isoform X2, protein MTEASISVSQDQFSCSICLELLRDPATLSCGHSFCLACIRDYWDRCPGTGPWSCPQCRQTFAPRPALGRNGMLAEVIEKLKRTGHESGRAVAAVTTQGYAGPGDVECDFCTGSKRRAVKSCLTCLGSYCEVHLQPHRDVPCLTKHRLVAATVHLQTRTCAQHERILEAFCRTDERLICLLCVMDGHAGHTTVQAAAERTEKQRALLEMKGEAQRRRLVREKEQRDLSQDLNTLKASAQTALRDAERVFSELMDFLQKKRSEVAALIRARQEAETERATALLQQVEQEVEELRRREAAMEQLLRIDDHVEFLQRYESQSTSEDCPRIVFVPQFSFSDVIASVSAMKENTEQIFRDELDRTPHRGDSRTRAVPLIFRTTVCPLSQPACGLETKCGSNRPSSNPSTAGASHESHTGV, encoded by the exons ATGACCGAGGCCAGTATCTCCGTGAGCCAGGACCAGTTCAGCTGCTCCATCTGTCTGGAGCTGCTGCGGGACCCCGCCACCCTCTCCTGCGGACACAGCTTCTGTCTGGCCTGCATCCGCGACTACTGGGACCGCTGTCCGGGTACCGGCCCCTGGagctgcccccagtgcagacAGACCTTCGCCCCGCGGCCCGCTCTGGGCAGGAACGGCATGTTGGCGGAGGTCATCGAAAAGCTCAAGCGCACGGGACACGAGTCGGGCCGTGCTGTTGCCGCCGTTACTACGCAGGGCTACGCGGGACCTGGCGATGTGGAGTGCGACTTTTGTACCGGGAGTAAACGGCGAGCGGTCAAGTCGTGCCTGACCTGCCTGGGCTCGTACTGTGAGGTTCACCTGCAGCCGCACCGCGACGTGCCGTGTCTGACGAAGCACCGGTTGGTGGCTGCCACTGTGCACCTGCAGACCAGAACGTGCGCGCAGCACGAGCGCATCTTGGAGGCGTTCTGCCGCACCGACGAGCGACTGATCTGCCTGCTGTGCGTGATGGACGGACACGCCGGACACACCACCGTACAGGCTGCTGCAGAGAGGACCGAGAAGCAG agGGCGCTGTTGGAGATGAAAGGGGAAGCCCAGAGGAGACGCctggtgagagagaaggagcagcgGGACCTGAGTCAGGACCTCAACACTCTGAAG GCCTCTGCCCAGACTGCGCTGCGGGACGCTGAGAGGGTGTTCTCCGAGCTCATGGACTTCCTGCAGAAGAAGCGCTCCGAGGTGGCGGCGCTGATCCGAGCGCGGCAGGAGGCGGAGACGGAGCGGGCCACGGCGCTCCTGCAGCAGGTggagcaggaggtggaggagctgcgGAGACGAGAGGCGGCCATGGAGCAGCTGCTCCGCATCGACGACCACGTGGAGTTCCTCCAG AGATACGAGTCCCAGTCCACTTCAGAAGACTGTCCCAGGATTGTGTTTGTTCCGCAGTTCTCTTTCAGTGATGTGATCGCGTCGGTGTCTGCCATGAAGGAGAACACAGAGCAAATCTTCCGGGATGAACTGGACAGAACTCCACACAGAGGGGACAGCAGGACCAGAGCAG TACCCCTCATATTTCGAACTACAGTGTGTCCTCTCTCCCAACCGGCGTGCGGGTTGGAGACCAAGTGCGGGTCAAACCGTCCGTCCTCCAACCCAAGTACGGCTGGGGCGTCCCACGAgtcacacacaggagtgtaG
- the LOC134075236 gene encoding E3 ubiquitin-protein ligase TRIM47-like isoform X3 produces MTEASISVSQDQFSCSICLELLRDPATLSCGHSFCLACIRDYWDRCPGTGPWSCPQCRQTFAPRPALGRNGMLAEVIEKLKRTGHESGRAVAAVTTQGYAGPGDVECDFCTGSKRRAVKSCLTCLGSYCEVHLQPHRDVPCLTKHRLVAATVHLQTRTCAQHERILEAFCRTDERLICLLCVMDGHAGHTTVQAAAERTEKQRALLEMKGEAQRRRLVREKEQRDLSQDLNTLKASAQTALRDAERVFSELMDFLQKKRSEVAALIRARQEAETERATALLQQVEQEVEELRRREAAMEQLLRIDDHVEFLQRYESQSTSEDCPRIVFVPQFSFSDVIASVSAMKENTEQIFRDELDRTPHRGDSRTRAVCPLSQPACGLETKCGSNRPSSNPSTAGASHESHTGV; encoded by the exons ATGACCGAGGCCAGTATCTCCGTGAGCCAGGACCAGTTCAGCTGCTCCATCTGTCTGGAGCTGCTGCGGGACCCCGCCACCCTCTCCTGCGGACACAGCTTCTGTCTGGCCTGCATCCGCGACTACTGGGACCGCTGTCCGGGTACCGGCCCCTGGagctgcccccagtgcagacAGACCTTCGCCCCGCGGCCCGCTCTGGGCAGGAACGGCATGTTGGCGGAGGTCATCGAAAAGCTCAAGCGCACGGGACACGAGTCGGGCCGTGCTGTTGCCGCCGTTACTACGCAGGGCTACGCGGGACCTGGCGATGTGGAGTGCGACTTTTGTACCGGGAGTAAACGGCGAGCGGTCAAGTCGTGCCTGACCTGCCTGGGCTCGTACTGTGAGGTTCACCTGCAGCCGCACCGCGACGTGCCGTGTCTGACGAAGCACCGGTTGGTGGCTGCCACTGTGCACCTGCAGACCAGAACGTGCGCGCAGCACGAGCGCATCTTGGAGGCGTTCTGCCGCACCGACGAGCGACTGATCTGCCTGCTGTGCGTGATGGACGGACACGCCGGACACACCACCGTACAGGCTGCTGCAGAGAGGACCGAGAAGCAG agGGCGCTGTTGGAGATGAAAGGGGAAGCCCAGAGGAGACGCctggtgagagagaaggagcagcgGGACCTGAGTCAGGACCTCAACACTCTGAAG GCCTCTGCCCAGACTGCGCTGCGGGACGCTGAGAGGGTGTTCTCCGAGCTCATGGACTTCCTGCAGAAGAAGCGCTCCGAGGTGGCGGCGCTGATCCGAGCGCGGCAGGAGGCGGAGACGGAGCGGGCCACGGCGCTCCTGCAGCAGGTggagcaggaggtggaggagctgcgGAGACGAGAGGCGGCCATGGAGCAGCTGCTCCGCATCGACGACCACGTGGAGTTCCTCCAG AGATACGAGTCCCAGTCCACTTCAGAAGACTGTCCCAGGATTGTGTTTGTTCCGCAGTTCTCTTTCAGTGATGTGATCGCGTCGGTGTCTGCCATGAAGGAGAACACAGAGCAAATCTTCCGGGATGAACTGGACAGAACTCCACACAGAGGGGACAGCAGGACCAGAGCAG TGTGTCCTCTCTCCCAACCGGCGTGCGGGTTGGAGACCAAGTGCGGGTCAAACCGTCCGTCCTCCAACCCAAGTACGGCTGGGGCGTCCCACGAgtcacacacaggagtgtaG